From a single Osmerus mordax isolate fOsmMor3 chromosome 6, fOsmMor3.pri, whole genome shotgun sequence genomic region:
- the LOC136943757 gene encoding E3 ubiquitin-protein ligase TRIM16-like codes for MAQQGVLLEHNQFSCSICLDLLKDPVTTPCGHSYCMSCIKDYWDQDDQKGVYSCPQCRQTFTPRPVLRKNNMLAEVVEKLKKTELQAAPPADSPAGPGDVLCDFCSGRKQKALKSCLVCLVSYCEAHLQPHYESPAFKKHKLVKASSQLQEKICCCHNELIKIFCRTDQQCICLVCVMDEHKGHDTVSAATERTEKQRELGLSQQNIQKRVQQRENELKELQQAVESLTHSAQAAEKYSERIFTELICSIERRRSEVKELIRAQQRAAVSQAEGLVERLEQEIAQLKRRDAELEQLSHTEDHIHFLQGYQFLSSPGVSSDLPSTIAPHLKYFCDMREAVSKLKEKLEDILKGEWPKITTTVNPADLLLPPEPKTRADFLQYSFQLTLDPNTAFKHLFLAEGNRTGKSTFEVQPYRYHAERFTDIGQVLCGNALSGRCYWEVEWSGGVGIAVSYKDISRTESGLLSRFGDNDKSWCLEYYGKCFHFRHNNVRTVTSSFGSRVGVYLDHMGGTLSFYSISDTMTLIHRVQTTFTQPLYPGFLFRTFQSTAKLCVLE; via the exons ATGGCTCAACAGGGAGTTCTGCTGGAGCACAACCAGTTCAGTTGTTCAATCTGTCTGGATCTACTGAAGGATCCGGTGACTACTCCCTGTGGACACAGCTACTGTATGAGCTGTATAAAAGACTACTGGGATCAGGATGATCAGAAGGGAGTCTACAGCTGCCCCCAGTGCAGACAGACCTTCACTCCCAGGCCTGTTCTGAGGAAAAACAACATGCTGGCTGaggtggtggagaagctgaagaagACAGAACTCcaagctgctcctcctgctgacAGTCCTGCTGGACCTGGAGATGTGCTGTGTGACTTCTGCTCTGGGAGGAAGCAGAAAGCCCTCAAgtcctgtctggtgtgtctggtctcttacTGTGAGGCTCACCTACAGCCTCACTATGAATCTCCTGCCTTTAAGAAGCACAAGCTGGTCAAAGCCTCTTCACAACTGCAGGAGAAGATCTGCTGTTGTCACAATGAATTAATTAAGATTTTTTGTAGAACTGACCAGCAGTGTatttgtttggtgtgtgtgatggatgaacATAAAGGTCATGATACAGTCTCAGCTGCAACAGAAAGAACTGAGAAACAG AGGGAGCTTGGACTGAGTCAACAGAATATTCAGAAGagagtccagcagagagagaacgagctGAAGGAGCTCCAACAGGCTGTGGAGTCTCTGACT CATTCTGCACAAGCAGCAGAGAAGTACAGTGAAAGGATCTTTACTGAGCTGATCTGCTCCATTGAAAGAAGACGCTCTGAGGTGAAGGAGCTGATCAGagcccagcagagggcagcagtgaGTCAGGCTGAAGGACtggtggagagactggagcaggagatagctcagctgaagaggagagacgctgagctggagcagctctcacacacagaagatCACATccatttcctccag gGTTATCAGTTTCTCTCCAGTCCCGGTGTATCTTCAGACTTACCCAGCACCATCGCCCCTCATCTTAAGTACTTTTGTGATATGAGGGAGGCTGTGTCCAAGCTGAAAGAGAAACTAGAGGACATCCTTAAAGGGGAGTGGCCAAAGATCACAACCACTG tgAATCCAGCAGATCTTTTACTGCCACCAGAGCCCAAGACCAGAGCAGACTTCTTACAAT aTTCCTTTcagctcacactggacccaaacacagcattcAAACATCTCTTTCTGGCTGAGGGGAACAGAACAGGAAAAAGTACTTTTGAAGTCCAGCCATATCGTTATCATGCAGAGAGATTCACTGACATAGGGCAGGTACTGTGTGGAAATGCTCTGTCTGgacgctgttactgggaggtggagtggagtggaggggttGGTATAGCAGTCTCATATAAAGACATCAGCAGAACAGAGTCAGGTCTTCTATCTAGATTTGGAGACAATGATAAATCCTGGTGTTTAGAGTACTAtggtaaatgttttcatttCAGACACAATAATGTTAGGACAGTAACATCAAGCTTTGGTTCCAGGGTAGGAGTGTACCTGGATCACATGGGAGgtactctgtccttctacagcatCTCTGACACAATGACCCTCATCCACAGAGTCCAGACCACATTCACTCAGCCACTCTATCCTGGGTTTTTATTTCGGACTTTTCAGTCCACTGCCAAACTGTGTGTGCTGGAGTAG
- the cdc42se1 gene encoding CDC42 small effector protein 1 codes for MSEFWHKIGCCVVAKPPPRKRRRKIDRSMIGEPTNFVHLTHIGSGEMANGLQPSGSVQEQMRSKGPSSNGRRSMS; via the exons ATGAGTGAGTTCTGGCACAAGATCGGCTGCTGCGTTGTGGCCAAACCTCCCCCG AGGAAAAGGCGGAGGAAAATTGACCGCAGCATGATTGGCGAGCCCACAAACTTTGTTCACCTGACACACATAGGCTCTGGGGAGATGGCTAACGGACTCCAGCCG TCAGGGTCAGTCCAGGAGCAGATGAGATCTAAAGGCCCCAGTTCCAATGGACGTAGGAGCATGTCATAG
- the bnipl gene encoding bcl-2/adenovirus E1B 19 kDa-interacting protein 2-like protein, with amino-acid sequence MGTYSDTREQYLTNGHSEGAKVANYFQDMELREEWQDEDFPRPLPEDTNSPEDKQESHNGERPAPPTSLALSGNGMRKKRLVAPALSLTLENTNSLDRSVVSGEEGYLAAGLSLSPDDTEMDINLEAMETPSDSESCTFPDSMHELEWEDDLPRLGRGESGVSSVAVEQAEMGPMDLDQVDSRGRRWRRFCIAGQEYHVNMSVLEPYLQVLSHGGYYGEGMNAIILFSSCYLPENTMENYEYVMDNLFRYIVGTLDLMVSENYVLVYLCGMAPRNKMPTIKWLRQCYTSIERRLRKDLKGLFVVHPAWYVKALITVVKPFISEKFSKKIRFIHSLQELSQYIPMERLQIPDCIREFDQKTNR; translated from the exons ATGGGAACCTACTCCGATACAAGAGAACAGTACCTGACAAATGG GCATTCCGAGGGGGCCAAGGTAGCAAACTACTTCCAGGACATGGAGCTGAGGGAGGAGTGGCAAGACGAGGACTTTCCCAG ACCTCTGCCTGAGGATACTAACAGCCCAGAAGACAAGCAAGAGAGTCAcaatggagagagaccag CTCCGCCCACCAGCTTGGCGCTCTCGGGTAACGGCATGAGGAAGAAGCGTCTGGTGGCGCCTGCCCTGAGTCTGACCCTGGAGAACACCAATTCGCTGGACCGCAGCGTGGTGTCGGGAGAGGAGGGCTACCTGGCCGCCggcctctccctctcgcccgACGACACGGAGATGGACATCAACCTAGAGGCCATGGAGACGCCGTCGGACAGCGAGTCCTGCACTTTCCCTGACAGCATGCACGAGCTggagtgggagg ATGACCTGCCACGTCTGGGCCGAGGGGAGAGCGGGGTGTCCAGCGTGGCGGTGGAGCAGGCGGAGATGGGTCCTATGGACCTCGACCAGGTCGACAGCAGGGGGCGCCGGTGGAGGCGTTTCTGCATCGCTGGCCAGGAATACCATGTCAACATGAGTGTTCTGGAGCCCTACCTGCAGGTGCTCTCCCACGGAG GTTACTATGGTGAGGGGATGAACGCCATcatcctgttctcctcctgctATCTACCAGAAAACACGATGGAGAACTATGAGTATGTCATGGATAACCTTTTCAG GTACATCGTGGGGACGCTGGACCTGATGGTGTCAGAGAACTATGTCCTGGTGTACCTGTGTGGCATGGCTCCCAGGAACAAGATGCCGACTATCAAGTGGCTGCGCCAGTGTTACACCTCCATTGAGAGAAG GCTAAGGAAAGACCTTAAAGGTCTGTTTGTGGTCCACCCTGCCTGGTATGTCAAAGCCCTGATAACCGTTGTCAAACCTTTCATTAG TGAAAAGTTCAGCAAGAAGATCAGGTTCATTCACAGCTTGCAGGAGCTGTCTCAGTACATCCCCATGGAACGCCTCCAGATTCCTGACTGCATCAGAGA GTTTGATCAGAAGACAAACAGGTGA